CTCCGATTGCGCTCGCGCAGTAAGATCGAAAACAGGTTCTAAATGAAAATGAGATAAAGATGAACGACTTTGAATTCAGAACCGTCCCCAGCCTGATCAGCCAAACCGGTGCAGCAACGCGCCTGGGCAAAATCATACGCCAGGAATTTCCAGCGATTAGCCATGTACTGCTGGTGACCGATGCCGGTTTCCTGCGTACCGGCCTGGTCCAACCTGCAATTGACAGCCTGGAAACGGAACAACTCAAAGTCAGCATTTTCTCCGATGTGATTGCCGATCCGCCAGAGTCCATCGTCTTGCAGGCAGTAGCCAATGCCCGTGACCTGCAAGTCGAACTGGTGGTCGGTCTGGGTGGTGGCAGCTCCATGGACGTGGCCAAACTCATCGCCATCCTGGCAGGCAGTGATCAAAGCCTGTCCACCATGTATGGCATAGGCAATGTCAAAGGTAAGCGCCTGCCATTGATACAAATCCCGACCACGGCAGGCACAGGTTCTGAAGTCACCCCTATCTCCATCGTCACCACCGGTGCCACCACCAAGATGGGTGTGGTCGCGCCGCAACTGTATGCCGACATCGCCATCCTCGATGCGCACCTAACGACAGGCTTGCCAGCCAAGGTCACCGCTGCCACCGGCATTGATGCCATGGTGCATGCGATTGAAGCCTACACGACCAAGCACAAAAAGAACCCGCTGTCCGACATGCTGGCGGTACAGGCATTGAAATTACTCTGGAACAACATCGATGAAGCCTGCACCAATGGCGGCAACCTGGCGGCAAGGC
This is a stretch of genomic DNA from Undibacterium sp. KW1. It encodes these proteins:
- a CDS encoding iron-containing alcohol dehydrogenase, with protein sequence MNDFEFRTVPSLISQTGAATRLGKIIRQEFPAISHVLLVTDAGFLRTGLVQPAIDSLETEQLKVSIFSDVIADPPESIVLQAVANARDLQVELVVGLGGGSSMDVAKLIAILAGSDQSLSTMYGIGNVKGKRLPLIQIPTTAGTGSEVTPISIVTTGATTKMGVVAPQLYADIAILDAHLTTGLPAKVTAATGIDAMVHAIEAYTTKHKKNPLSDMLAVQALKLLWNNIDEACTNGGNLAARQAMLLGAMLAGQSFANAPCAAVHALAYPVGGIFHVPHGLSNSLVLPHVLRFNASHAAELYAELAAIIAPAATGTAEQRCHAMIKAMEDLAVRVGIETRLSQVGITEKDLDQLASDAMLQTRLLGNNPREVTKEDARAIYAAAL